A region from the Bacillus sp. Marseille-P3661 genome encodes:
- a CDS encoding RNA polymerase sigma factor, which yields MDKRTKGEELLYGFSNGSSKAFEQFYDQYVSLVFGIAMKILKNKADAEDLCHDVFIEIYNNPYGFNPSRGSIEAWIAIKTKSRCLDRLRKQRHSVCNVEEELEEIKLDGSIVEEQVLMNVERDAIHKAIDSLPSKQKAAIVGNYFKGYTHQELSNKLNRPLGTIKSLVRYGIHNLKKYFDVENSFSKARGEKNDM from the coding sequence TTGGATAAAAGAACGAAAGGTGAAGAGTTACTATATGGATTCAGTAATGGTTCCTCTAAAGCTTTCGAGCAATTTTACGATCAATATGTTAGTTTGGTGTTTGGAATTGCAATGAAAATATTAAAAAACAAAGCTGATGCCGAAGACCTTTGTCACGATGTCTTTATCGAAATTTATAATAATCCTTATGGGTTTAATCCCAGCAGGGGATCGATAGAAGCCTGGATTGCAATAAAAACAAAAAGCAGGTGTCTGGATCGACTTCGAAAACAAAGGCATTCGGTTTGCAATGTGGAGGAAGAACTAGAGGAGATTAAATTAGATGGAAGTATAGTAGAGGAGCAAGTTCTAATGAATGTTGAAAGAGATGCGATACATAAAGCGATTGATTCTCTACCATCTAAACAAAAAGCAGCAATAGTTGGTAACTATTTTAAAGGATATACCCATCAGGAACTGTCTAATAAGCTAAATCGTCCATTAGGAACGATTAAATCTCTTGTTCGTTATGGTATTCACAACTTAAAAAAGTATTTTGATGTAGAAAACAGCTTCTCCAAAGCTAGAGGTGAAAAGAATGACATGTAA